The following are from one region of the Gemmatimonadales bacterium genome:
- a CDS encoding pyridoxal-phosphate dependent enzyme, whose amino-acid sequence MAHNLRPYDSVLDTIGWTPMIRLARIGRGIRTPILGKAEYANPGGSVKDRIGLAIIEGAERSGALKPGGVIVEGTGGNTGVGLAVAAAIKGYRCIFTMPDKMSQEKVRLLKAYGAEVVTTPTAVPPDHPENYIMKAKQIAHDTPGAILANQFYNPLNPEAHYATTGPEIWEQTAGKVTHFVAGAGTGGTVSGVGKYLKEKNPSIRIIAGDPAGSLYAGYFRTHELGGDGAPYKVEGMGGDKVPTTLWWDVIDEFRTVADKDSMAMARRLAREEGILAGGSTGLNLHVALAVARELNDPDACVVVILADTGERYLSKVFNDAWLQENQLLDAPRATVSDLLRRRSPDAPALVQVAPAAQVRQALNLMGTFGVSQLPVIEAGTCVGSLVENSLMTAALEDPSLLDRAVRDVMEAPFPLVEATLTLDRLAPMLTRETPAALVAEHGALLGIVSRYDVLQLMIGR is encoded by the coding sequence ATGGCACACAATCTCCGCCCGTACGACTCGGTCCTCGACACGATCGGCTGGACCCCGATGATCCGCCTCGCCCGCATCGGCCGCGGCATCAGGACGCCGATCCTCGGCAAGGCCGAGTATGCCAATCCCGGCGGATCGGTGAAAGACCGCATCGGACTCGCGATCATCGAGGGTGCGGAACGCTCCGGCGCGCTCAAGCCGGGTGGCGTGATCGTCGAGGGGACCGGTGGCAACACCGGCGTCGGCCTTGCGGTCGCCGCGGCGATCAAGGGATATCGCTGCATCTTCACGATGCCCGACAAAATGAGCCAGGAAAAAGTGCGCCTGCTCAAGGCGTATGGTGCCGAAGTGGTCACGACGCCGACCGCAGTGCCGCCGGATCACCCCGAGAACTACATCATGAAGGCGAAACAGATCGCCCATGACACCCCTGGAGCGATCCTCGCCAACCAGTTCTACAATCCGCTCAATCCGGAGGCGCATTACGCCACGACCGGCCCGGAGATCTGGGAGCAGACCGCCGGCAAGGTGACGCATTTCGTCGCCGGCGCCGGGACCGGCGGGACCGTGAGCGGCGTCGGGAAGTATCTCAAGGAAAAGAATCCATCGATCAGGATCATCGCCGGCGATCCTGCTGGCTCGCTCTACGCCGGCTATTTCAGGACCCACGAGCTCGGCGGCGACGGCGCGCCGTACAAGGTCGAGGGGATGGGCGGCGACAAGGTCCCGACGACACTCTGGTGGGATGTGATCGACGAATTCCGCACCGTCGCCGACAAGGATTCGATGGCAATGGCGCGCCGGCTTGCGCGCGAGGAAGGGATTCTCGCCGGAGGCTCGACCGGTCTCAACCTCCACGTCGCGCTCGCCGTGGCGCGCGAACTCAACGATCCCGATGCCTGCGTCGTGGTGATCCTCGCCGACACCGGCGAACGCTATCTCTCCAAGGTGTTCAACGACGCGTGGCTGCAGGAGAACCAGCTCCTCGACGCACCGCGTGCCACGGTTTCCGATTTGCTGCGCCGCCGCTCGCCCGATGCCCCCGCGCTGGTCCAGGTGGCACCCGCGGCGCAGGTGCGCCAGGCGCTCAACCTCATGGGAACGTTTGGTGTCTCGCAGCTTCCGGTGATCGAGGCCGGAACGTGCGTCGGATCGCTGGTGGAAAACTCGCTGATGACCGCAGCGCTGGAGGACCCGTCGCTGCTCGATCGCGCCGTACGCGATGTGATGGAAGCGCCGTTCCCGCTGGTCGAGGCGACCCTGACACTCGATCGCCTGGCGCCGATGCTGACACGTGAGACGCCGGCAGCACTCGTCGCCGAACATGGGGCGCTGCTGGGAATTGTCTCGCGCTACGACGTATTGCAGCTCATGATCGGGCGCTAG
- the holA gene encoding DNA polymerase III subunit delta, translating to MAATDLSGLRRSLAKAPPAGSYYIFGAEGIFKDEALALLLDRALDPATRDFNLDIHSAQQLDPGALAAACATLPMMAERRVVVVRDIEAWKKKSKAKLPAVEYLRRPMPETVLVLVQANDDDPDNDLASQCTAIECRAPVGDQLEAWLDARLAAQQVEIAAAAREHLLRATGGDLGMLTAEVEKLAALDVRGPVNTEMVAALVGVRFGETADDWRDAVLSDDTARALTTLPDLLEVSGNSGVRLVSLLGTSLLVLRWARVTAERRKIRDRALAEQVKSFCFANRPGVGSYGPFAQLAGAVVGRWPLARLRAATAATLQADVALKATRISDEAGVVTDLVLSLAASRIKRAATVATLLLLLVLGIRPASAQAALLPTSPRFREIVQLAQDGYGDSARAVIGRVLARTAKTDSNYPEALYTAGAVANTGDGMRSRFADIVVNYSSSAWADKALLRLAQLDYGNGDMTSVMNRVTRLFTDYPASPVIPNAALWGARAAFDRQKLQQGCDWLTRGIAAAGDDFEVRNQLQFAKQRCDIGGGVQLAPMNRDSLRAPPSFPDTSRRSASQSPPAAPPPAKGAEGIWRIQVTAVSDQAVVRRVVQKIEHAGFKAYTVRGPGKLTKVQAGPFATRAAAAAALSRVAAAAGGKPFITTAP from the coding sequence ATGGCTGCGACCGATCTCTCGGGGCTCCGCCGCTCACTCGCGAAAGCGCCGCCCGCAGGCTCCTACTACATCTTTGGCGCCGAGGGAATCTTCAAGGACGAGGCGCTCGCGCTGCTGCTCGACCGCGCCCTCGATCCCGCGACCCGCGACTTCAATCTCGACATCCATTCAGCGCAGCAGCTCGACCCCGGCGCGCTCGCCGCGGCATGCGCGACGTTGCCGATGATGGCCGAGCGGCGAGTCGTTGTCGTACGCGACATCGAGGCGTGGAAGAAGAAGAGCAAGGCGAAGCTCCCGGCGGTGGAGTACCTCCGTCGTCCGATGCCCGAGACGGTTCTGGTCCTGGTGCAGGCCAACGACGACGATCCCGACAATGATCTCGCCTCGCAATGCACCGCGATCGAATGCCGCGCACCGGTCGGTGACCAGCTCGAGGCGTGGCTCGATGCCCGGCTCGCGGCGCAGCAGGTCGAGATCGCGGCGGCGGCGCGCGAACACCTGCTCCGCGCCACCGGCGGCGATCTCGGCATGCTGACCGCCGAAGTGGAGAAGCTCGCAGCACTCGACGTGCGCGGCCCCGTGAATACCGAGATGGTGGCGGCACTCGTTGGTGTGCGCTTCGGCGAGACCGCCGATGACTGGCGTGACGCTGTCCTGTCGGACGACACCGCCCGCGCGCTGACCACCCTCCCCGATCTGCTGGAAGTGAGCGGCAATTCCGGGGTGCGGCTCGTCTCGCTTCTGGGGACGTCGCTCCTCGTCCTGCGATGGGCGCGGGTGACGGCCGAGCGGCGGAAGATTCGCGATCGCGCGCTGGCGGAACAGGTGAAGTCGTTCTGCTTTGCCAATCGCCCCGGCGTCGGAAGTTACGGCCCCTTCGCGCAGCTGGCCGGTGCCGTCGTCGGCCGCTGGCCGCTGGCGCGCCTTCGCGCGGCCACCGCCGCGACCCTCCAGGCCGACGTCGCACTCAAGGCGACCCGAATCTCGGACGAAGCTGGAGTGGTGACCGATCTCGTTCTCTCGCTGGCGGCGTCGCGGATCAAGCGCGCGGCGACAGTGGCGACGCTGCTGCTGCTGCTGGTGCTCGGCATCCGGCCGGCATCCGCCCAGGCGGCGCTCCTGCCGACGTCGCCGCGATTCAGGGAGATCGTGCAGCTGGCGCAGGATGGATACGGCGATTCGGCCCGCGCTGTGATTGGCCGGGTCCTGGCCCGCACGGCGAAGACCGATTCGAACTATCCCGAGGCGCTCTACACTGCCGGCGCGGTCGCCAACACCGGCGACGGGATGCGTTCGCGCTTCGCGGACATCGTGGTGAACTATTCGTCATCGGCATGGGCCGACAAGGCGCTGCTCCGCCTCGCACAGCTCGACTACGGTAATGGCGACATGACCAGCGTGATGAATCGCGTCACGCGGCTGTTCACGGACTATCCCGCATCGCCGGTCATTCCGAACGCTGCACTCTGGGGCGCGCGGGCGGCGTTCGATCGCCAGAAACTCCAGCAGGGGTGCGACTGGCTGACGCGAGGCATTGCCGCCGCGGGCGACGACTTCGAAGTCCGCAATCAGTTGCAGTTCGCCAAGCAGCGGTGCGACATCGGTGGAGGCGTCCAGCTCGCGCCGATGAATCGCGACTCGCTCCGCGCGCCGCCGTCATTCCCCGACACCTCCCGGCGAAGCGCGAGCCAGTCACCCCCGGCCGCTCCGCCACCGGCAAAGGGAGCCGAGGGGATCTGGCGGATACAGGTCACCGCGGTGAGCGACCAGGCGGTGGTGCGCCGCGTGGTCCAGAAGATCGAACACGCCGGCTTCAAGGCGTACACCGTCCGCGGACCCGGGAAGCTCACCAAGGTGCAGGCCGGGCCGTTCGCCACCCGGGCCGCGGCGGCGGCGGCGCTTTCCAGGGTGGCCGCGGCCGCCGGCGGCAAGCCGTTCATCACCACGGCGCCGTAA
- a CDS encoding D-alanine--D-alanine ligase — protein MMKICVLTGGSSAERDVAFASAAQVVAALRRRGHEVTVADSTTGILDSAGESRLLVPLVRIAPPDVQELAALAAAERRILFGGLLGEPALRDADVIFLGLHGGRGEDGTVQALLETAGIRYTGAGPLGSGVAMDKDLTKRLFLQAEVLTAAWLMAPVTAAEVDRELDWPVVVKPGSQGSTVGLTVVRDPAGLAAAIAEAGRHDDEVMVEAFVPGRELTVGILGDDALAVGEIIPRHELFDYECKYTPGMSQEIFPAEIPDALAEEVREIALRAHDALKLEGYSRVDFRLTDDHQLFCLEVNTLPGMTATSLMPQSAAAVGIDFATLCERICELAVEG, from the coding sequence ATGATGAAGATCTGTGTCCTCACCGGCGGCTCGTCGGCCGAGCGTGACGTCGCGTTCGCGTCGGCGGCACAGGTCGTTGCAGCGTTGCGACGCCGGGGCCATGAGGTCACCGTCGCCGATTCCACGACCGGCATTCTTGATTCCGCGGGTGAATCGCGGTTGCTGGTCCCGCTGGTCAGGATCGCGCCCCCCGACGTGCAGGAGCTCGCGGCACTCGCCGCCGCCGAACGGCGTATTCTCTTTGGCGGGCTGCTCGGCGAGCCGGCACTCCGCGACGCCGATGTCATCTTTCTGGGGCTGCACGGTGGACGTGGCGAGGATGGAACGGTCCAGGCGCTCCTCGAAACCGCCGGAATTCGTTACACCGGTGCAGGGCCGCTCGGGAGCGGCGTCGCCATGGACAAGGACCTCACCAAGCGACTCTTCCTCCAGGCGGAGGTGCTGACCGCGGCGTGGTTGATGGCCCCGGTGACAGCCGCCGAAGTCGACCGGGAACTCGACTGGCCGGTCGTGGTGAAACCTGGGAGCCAGGGGTCCACCGTAGGGTTGACGGTCGTCCGCGATCCGGCTGGGCTCGCCGCGGCGATCGCGGAGGCGGGGCGCCACGACGACGAGGTGATGGTGGAAGCGTTCGTACCGGGTCGTGAACTGACCGTGGGCATTCTGGGCGACGATGCGTTGGCGGTCGGGGAGATCATCCCGCGCCACGAACTCTTTGATTATGAGTGCAAGTACACGCCCGGCATGTCCCAGGAGATCTTCCCGGCGGAGATCCCGGACGCGCTGGCAGAGGAAGTACGTGAAATCGCGTTGCGCGCGCATGATGCGCTCAAGCTCGAGGGGTATTCCCGGGTGGACTTCCGGCTGACCGACGACCATCAACTCTTCTGTCTCGAGGTCAACACCCTTCCCGGGATGACCGCGACGTCGTTGATGCCGCAGTCCGCGGCGGCGGTCGGAATCGATTTTGCAACGCTGTGCGAGCGGATCTGCGAACTGGCGGTCGAAGGATGA
- the yidC gene encoding membrane protein insertase YidC has protein sequence MNDRRLLSALALIMVIALLPTILLKRSAPKAGALTRHDSVSTTQASQAAATPVSSPAGTVASKPAGADTAVAALTTASGPADTVVVRSKLYRYAVSTRGGVIVSSRLLHYQSMAESDHRDTLELLPADAGLLGGTLIAGTDTIRLDQINFTASGDSLEAPASLILHGQSGNYTIDLTYQFLADDYEVIGSGKVSGLGPTGGLLLINFGNGFRPVEATAADNAQIGLVTKLEKTSLTLFGKLKPRQMFQQSGPFEWIAVKSKYFVAGLFSYDSSGTTIKPNVVGLQAFPSDTVSRPVRAHVAASIAIPADGAFHWRLYLGPMEYSRLHRMGHDFDDVNPYGWSWLRPVIRPFAVWVRAIFVWMHNALGLGYGMVIILFGLLVRILMWPLSRSSMRSMARMQAVQPILTSLQERYKDNPQVLQQETFKVYKEHKVNPLGGCWPMLLPYPVLVAVFFVLQYSIEVRGVSFLWMTDLSRADPLYLIPILMAASMYAVSRIGQMGLPPNPQAKMMTWMMPVVMLVIFARFASGLNLYYAIQNLTSIPQQWLVMKERRTMQPPPAPAPKKKK, from the coding sequence GTGAACGATCGTCGCCTGTTGTCGGCACTCGCGCTGATCATGGTCATCGCGCTGTTGCCAACCATTCTGCTCAAGCGATCTGCGCCGAAGGCGGGGGCGCTCACCCGGCACGACAGTGTCAGCACGACGCAGGCTTCGCAGGCGGCAGCAACGCCGGTGTCGTCGCCCGCCGGGACGGTGGCAAGCAAGCCCGCTGGCGCGGACACTGCCGTTGCGGCACTGACGACTGCGTCCGGCCCCGCCGACACCGTCGTGGTACGGTCGAAGCTGTACCGGTACGCCGTCTCGACGCGCGGCGGTGTGATCGTCTCGTCCCGCTTGCTGCACTACCAGTCGATGGCCGAGAGCGATCACCGCGACACGCTGGAGCTCCTCCCGGCCGATGCCGGGCTGCTCGGCGGGACGCTCATCGCCGGGACCGACACGATCCGGCTCGACCAGATCAACTTCACCGCCAGCGGCGACTCGCTCGAGGCGCCAGCATCGCTGATCCTGCACGGTCAATCGGGGAACTACACCATTGACCTGACCTATCAGTTCCTCGCGGACGACTACGAGGTGATCGGTTCGGGCAAGGTGAGCGGCCTTGGGCCGACCGGCGGCCTGCTGCTGATCAATTTCGGCAACGGTTTCCGGCCGGTCGAAGCGACCGCCGCGGATAACGCGCAGATCGGCCTCGTCACCAAGCTCGAGAAGACATCGCTCACGCTATTCGGGAAACTGAAGCCGCGACAGATGTTCCAGCAGAGCGGCCCGTTCGAGTGGATCGCCGTGAAGTCGAAATACTTCGTCGCGGGGCTCTTTTCGTACGACTCGAGCGGCACCACGATCAAGCCGAATGTCGTCGGTCTCCAGGCGTTCCCGTCGGACACCGTGAGCCGCCCGGTTCGCGCGCACGTCGCCGCATCGATCGCCATTCCGGCCGACGGCGCCTTCCACTGGCGCCTCTATCTCGGCCCGATGGAATACTCGCGCCTGCATCGGATGGGACACGACTTCGACGACGTGAATCCATACGGATGGTCGTGGCTGCGCCCCGTGATCCGGCCATTTGCCGTCTGGGTCCGCGCGATTTTCGTCTGGATGCACAACGCACTCGGTCTCGGCTACGGGATGGTGATCATCCTGTTCGGCCTGCTGGTGCGCATCCTGATGTGGCCGCTGAGCCGCTCATCGATGCGGTCGATGGCGCGAATGCAGGCGGTCCAGCCGATCCTGACGTCACTGCAGGAGCGGTACAAGGACAATCCGCAGGTGCTGCAGCAGGAGACCTTCAAGGTCTACAAGGAACACAAGGTCAATCCGCTGGGCGGGTGCTGGCCGATGCTGCTGCCGTATCCGGTGCTCGTCGCGGTCTTCTTCGTGCTCCAGTATTCGATTGAAGTGCGCGGGGTGTCATTCCTCTGGATGACCGATCTTTCCCGTGCCGATCCGCTGTACCTGATCCCGATCCTGATGGCGGCGTCGATGTATGCGGTGTCGCGGATCGGCCAGATGGGGCTGCCGCCGAATCCGCAGGCGAAGATGATGACGTGGATGATGCCAGTCGTCATGCTGGTGATCTTCGCGAGATTCGCATCGGGATTGAACCTGTACTACGCGATCCAGAACCTCACGTCGATTCCACAGCAGTGGCTGGTGATGAAGGAGCGGCGTACCATGCAGCCGCCTCCCGCCCCGGCTCCGAAAAAGAAAAAGTGA
- the mutS gene encoding DNA mismatch repair protein MutS yields MSDSATPLLAQYREIKARHTNAILFFRMGDFYEMFYDDAQIAARALNITLTARGDGVPLAGVPVKAAAGYLRQFIAQGYRVAICEQVEDPKVARGIVKRAVVETITPGAFLDEEWTPGARNNWLVGVLPVEHQVGVAAIDLSTGEFTLETVPADALDEVISRLNPAEVVVPGDARITLDEATLRSAREAWEFDGDLGSEELARRFNLASLDGLGLAGGDRAAVGAAGALLRYIAELQPSGLPHLARPQVRRSEELCWIDEMTRRNLELVEPLRAGAKGVTLLETLDRTVTPMGARLLRQWIVSPLRDPARITVRLDAVDILVAAGRARAGLREALDGVRDVERLAARAASGRATPRELGALRDSLQRLPQVHSSLTDLASLSTTRSSDSMALLPHAAATLDPLTDLAAELGRALVERPPAALADGDVIVAGYDAELDEVRALRENGKRALASIQQRERERTGIQSLKVGYNKVFGYYIEVTHANTASVPADYERRQTLSGAERYATPELKEYETRVLGAEERIAEQESALFTALRNRVGREIDRIQRTAQLLARIDVVAALAEVAATQQYTRPVVHDGFGLRLTASRHPVIERMMARERFVPNDVRFDEAARVLLVTGPNMAGKSTILRQIGLCVLLAQIGSFVPAAEAEIGVADRLFTRVGASDNLARGQSTFMVEMSETSAILHNATAQSLVLLDEIGRGTSTYDGVAIAWAVTEHLHDRIGCRTMFATHYHELMQLPEKLAHARNLNVAVRETDKGIVFLHRLEAGGTDRSYGIHVAHLAGLPGSVVNRAREVLVTLEGDHRVVAGAPPRDADPAQPSLFDGASGSSPRSRDAQPRDLSPSDQRAITLALRLRGLDPNTMTPIQALQELARIRDELEDAPPPA; encoded by the coding sequence GTGTCCGACTCCGCGACTCCGCTGCTGGCGCAATACCGGGAAATCAAGGCGCGTCACACCAACGCGATCCTTTTTTTCCGGATGGGCGATTTCTATGAAATGTTCTACGACGACGCCCAGATCGCCGCGCGCGCCCTCAACATCACCCTGACGGCTCGCGGGGACGGAGTGCCGCTGGCCGGCGTCCCGGTGAAGGCCGCCGCGGGATACCTCCGCCAGTTCATCGCCCAGGGCTACCGGGTCGCGATCTGCGAGCAGGTCGAGGACCCGAAGGTCGCCCGCGGCATCGTCAAGCGCGCCGTCGTCGAGACGATCACCCCCGGCGCCTTTCTCGACGAGGAATGGACGCCCGGCGCGCGCAACAACTGGCTGGTCGGGGTCCTCCCGGTCGAACACCAGGTCGGCGTCGCCGCGATCGATCTTTCGACCGGGGAATTCACCCTCGAAACGGTCCCCGCCGATGCGCTTGATGAAGTGATCTCGCGGCTCAATCCCGCTGAAGTGGTGGTGCCGGGCGACGCCAGGATCACGCTTGACGAAGCGACACTTCGCAGTGCGCGCGAGGCGTGGGAGTTCGACGGCGACCTCGGCTCCGAGGAACTCGCCCGCCGCTTCAATCTCGCGTCGCTCGACGGCCTCGGTCTCGCCGGCGGCGATCGCGCGGCCGTTGGCGCGGCAGGTGCCCTGCTCCGCTACATCGCCGAACTGCAGCCGAGCGGACTGCCGCACTTGGCGCGCCCGCAGGTGCGCCGCAGTGAAGAGCTGTGCTGGATCGACGAGATGACGCGCCGCAACCTCGAACTGGTGGAACCGCTTCGCGCCGGCGCGAAGGGCGTCACGCTGCTCGAAACGCTCGACCGGACGGTGACGCCGATGGGCGCGCGTCTCCTGAGGCAGTGGATCGTCTCGCCGCTGCGTGATCCGGCGCGGATCACCGTCCGCCTTGATGCCGTCGACATTCTCGTCGCGGCGGGGCGCGCCCGCGCCGGTCTCCGCGAGGCACTCGACGGCGTGCGCGACGTGGAGCGTCTCGCCGCGCGTGCCGCCTCGGGCCGTGCGACGCCGCGCGAACTCGGCGCCCTGCGCGATTCCCTGCAACGGCTGCCACAGGTGCATTCCTCGCTCACCGATCTCGCGTCGCTCTCCACCACGCGATCGTCGGACTCGATGGCGCTCCTGCCGCACGCCGCCGCAACGCTTGACCCGCTGACCGACCTTGCAGCAGAACTCGGACGCGCACTGGTCGAACGGCCGCCGGCTGCGCTCGCCGATGGCGACGTCATCGTGGCGGGATATGATGCCGAACTCGACGAGGTGCGCGCGCTCCGCGAAAACGGCAAGCGGGCGCTGGCCAGCATTCAGCAGCGCGAACGCGAGCGGACCGGGATTCAGTCGCTCAAGGTCGGCTACAACAAGGTGTTCGGGTACTACATCGAAGTGACGCACGCCAACACCGCGTCGGTCCCCGCAGACTACGAACGGCGACAGACGTTGAGCGGCGCCGAGCGCTACGCGACGCCCGAACTCAAGGAATACGAAACCCGCGTCCTCGGCGCCGAGGAGCGGATCGCCGAGCAGGAGTCGGCGCTGTTCACCGCGTTGCGCAACCGCGTCGGCCGGGAGATCGATCGCATCCAGCGGACGGCGCAACTCCTCGCCCGCATTGACGTCGTCGCGGCGCTGGCCGAGGTGGCGGCCACCCAGCAGTACACCAGGCCGGTGGTCCACGACGGCTTCGGCCTCAGGCTCACGGCGTCGCGGCATCCGGTGATCGAACGGATGATGGCGCGCGAGCGGTTCGTCCCCAATGACGTGCGGTTCGACGAGGCGGCGCGGGTGCTGCTCGTGACCGGGCCCAACATGGCCGGCAAGAGCACCATTCTGCGGCAGATCGGCCTCTGCGTGCTGCTGGCGCAGATCGGTTCATTCGTGCCGGCGGCCGAGGCGGAGATTGGCGTCGCCGATCGCCTTTTCACGCGGGTCGGCGCGAGCGACAACCTGGCGCGCGGACAGTCGACCTTCATGGTCGAGATGAGCGAGACCAGCGCGATCCTGCACAACGCGACCGCGCAATCGCTGGTACTGCTCGACGAGATCGGGCGCGGCACCAGCACCTATGATGGCGTCGCCATCGCATGGGCGGTGACCGAGCATCTGCACGACCGGATCGGCTGCCGCACCATGTTCGCCACGCACTACCACGAGCTGATGCAGCTGCCGGAAAAGCTGGCGCATGCGCGCAATCTCAATGTCGCGGTGCGGGAGACCGACAAGGGGATCGTTTTCCTGCACCGCCTCGAGGCGGGCGGGACCGATCGATCGTACGGCATTCACGTCGCGCATCTCGCCGGGCTCCCCGGCAGCGTGGTCAATCGGGCCAGGGAGGTCCTTGTCACGCTCGAGGGCGATCACCGGGTAGTCGCCGGTGCGCCGCCGCGCGATGCCGACCCGGCGCAGCCCTCGCTCTTCGATGGTGCATCCGGTTCGTCGCCACGATCTCGTGATGCGCAGCCGCGCGATTTGTCCCCGAGCGACCAGCGGGCGATCACCCTCGCCCTCCGCCTCCGCGGCCTCGATCCCAACACGATGACGCCGATTCAGGCGCTGCAGGAGCTGGCGCGGATTCGCGACGAACTCGAAGATGCCCCGCCGCCAGCGTGA
- the yidD gene encoding membrane protein insertion efficiency factor YidD has product MATWPRRGAILCIRGYQRFISPAFPPSCRFTPSCSRYALDAIDRYGALRGGWLAAKRIARCHPWNPGGYDPVP; this is encoded by the coding sequence ATGGCAACGTGGCCGCGGCGGGGTGCCATCCTGTGCATTCGCGGGTACCAGCGATTCATTTCTCCCGCGTTCCCTCCGTCGTGTCGCTTCACGCCTTCGTGCTCGCGGTACGCGCTGGACGCGATCGACCGGTACGGTGCACTGCGCGGCGGCTGGCTCGCTGCCAAGCGCATCGCACGGTGCCATCCCTGGAATCCAGGCGGTTATGACCCAGTTCCCTGA
- a CDS encoding TonB family protein: protein MRTASLCALASLAAACRQAPPADTITPAVLVSGDSSIPYPPDLYAQRVEGAVMLYVVVDSSGAVVRDSTRVTRSSGHAAFDAAALQAAPRLRFTPAFRGTVPVAAPIKVPIRFTLPDSLRRSSGTH from the coding sequence GTGCGAACTGCATCGTTGTGCGCGCTCGCCTCACTCGCCGCCGCCTGCCGGCAAGCGCCGCCCGCCGACACCATCACGCCAGCGGTGCTCGTCTCGGGCGACTCCTCGATTCCGTATCCGCCCGATCTCTATGCGCAGCGTGTCGAGGGCGCGGTAATGCTCTACGTCGTGGTCGACTCGTCCGGCGCGGTGGTGCGTGACTCCACTCGCGTCACCAGGTCGAGCGGCCATGCGGCGTTCGATGCTGCCGCGCTGCAGGCGGCGCCCCGCCTCCGCTTCACGCCGGCATTTCGCGGCACGGTCCCGGTGGCCGCCCCGATCAAGGTTCCGATCCGGTTCACCCTTCCCGATTCCCTTCGCAGGTCATCCGGCACGCATTGA
- the rpmH gene encoding 50S ribosomal protein L34, translating into MMPTYRPRNKRRIAKHGFRKRMADRWGRAVLSRRRKKGRKRLTVSLGSKHART; encoded by the coding sequence ATGATGCCGACGTATCGTCCGCGCAACAAGCGACGGATCGCCAAGCATGGATTCCGCAAGCGGATGGCCGACCGCTGGGGCCGTGCCGTCCTGTCGCGCCGCCGGAAAAAGGGTCGGAAGCGCCTGACGGTTTCCCTCGGCTCGAAGCACGCCCGCACCTGA
- a CDS encoding rhomboid family intramembrane serine protease, with translation MSDTAPRITPWVGRLLAVNAVILLLQETVFTSDYLTQLLSFDPGLAIARPWTFFSYMFVHAGLWHLAGNALALFVFGPTVERRLGSSTFIVYYLYCGIGAAIGALALQSLGIDVGSFIGASGAILGVAYAFARMVPDAPLLVFPLPVPIRAKWLIAMLAAYDTVGLFFLHDHIAHGAHLAGLASGIFYFVLRGIARPAGPMPLPTMRPRVPVVARGAGSEHQPAIAARKAPATPEPTRETKGRSDETAEIDRVLDKISATGIESLTTEERRFLDAVARRRRDPPH, from the coding sequence ATGAGTGATACCGCACCGCGGATCACGCCATGGGTAGGTCGCCTGCTGGCGGTCAACGCCGTCATCCTGCTATTGCAGGAAACGGTCTTCACCTCCGACTACCTGACCCAGCTCCTGTCGTTCGATCCCGGCCTCGCGATCGCCCGGCCGTGGACCTTCTTCAGCTACATGTTCGTCCACGCCGGCCTCTGGCATCTCGCCGGCAATGCTCTGGCACTCTTCGTCTTCGGACCGACCGTCGAACGGCGGCTCGGATCCTCGACCTTCATCGTCTACTACCTGTATTGCGGCATCGGTGCCGCGATCGGCGCGCTTGCGTTGCAGTCGCTCGGGATCGATGTCGGTTCCTTCATCGGGGCATCCGGCGCCATTCTCGGCGTGGCGTACGCCTTTGCGAGGATGGTTCCTGACGCGCCGCTCCTCGTCTTTCCGCTTCCGGTCCCGATCCGCGCCAAGTGGTTGATCGCGATGCTGGCGGCGTACGATACCGTCGGGCTCTTCTTTCTCCACGATCACATTGCGCACGGCGCCCACCTCGCCGGGCTCGCGTCGGGGATCTTCTACTTCGTGCTGCGCGGGATCGCGCGCCCTGCCGGACCGATGCCGCTCCCCACGATGCGGCCGCGCGTTCCGGTGGTCGCCCGCGGCGCCGGGAGCGAGCATCAGCCTGCAATCGCTGCCCGGAAGGCGCCCGCCACGCCGGAGCCGACGCGCGAGACCAAGGGCCGCAGCGATGAAACCGCAGAAATCGATCGGGTCCTCGACAAGATCAGCGCGACCGGGATCGAGTCGCTGACGACCGAGGAGCGTCGCTTCCTCGACGCGGTCGCTCGCCGTCGGCGCGATCCGCCCCACTGA